A stretch of Faecalibacterium duncaniae DNA encodes these proteins:
- a CDS encoding DNA-directed RNA polymerase subunit beta has translation MMKVKPVKLGKTERMSFSHIDEVISMPNLIEVQKNSYQWFLDEGLKEVFHDIGTIEDYTGNLALSFVDFRLDKEPKYSIKECKERDVTYAAPLRVTARLLNKETGEVKDQEIFMGDFPLMTDAGTFVINGAERAIVSQLVRSPGVFYGDAKDKVGNDLYSATMNPNRGAWLEYETDAANVFYVRIDKNRKLPVTVLCRALGLSSDEEILNFFGEDERILATLEKDTTKNQDEGLLEVYRKLRPGEPPTVESATNQINMLFFDPRRYDLSRFGRYKMNKKLSLARRITGFVAAENIVAPLTGEIIVEAKGKITRELAEKADAAGVDTVILSIDGKKVKVITNGCVDAQGFFSFDVKECGINERCSFDEIKKILDTTSDVEEQKEMLRRNHDQLIGRTVTVKDILSSINYLNGLGHGVGTTDDIDHLGNRRIRSVGELLQNQFRIGFSRMERVIRERMTLQSQDQSVITPQALINIRPVVAAIKEFFGSSPLSQFMDQNNPLAELTHKRRLSALGPGGLSRDRAGFEVRDVHYSHYGRMCPIETPEGPNIGLISYLASYAKINEYGFVEAPYRKVKKTYDENGKLIDQVVTDEVEYMTADVEDEYVVAQANEPLDETKHFIRPRVSARRRDDILEIDADKVDYMDVSPRMMVSVATACIPFLENDDCNRALMGSNMQRQAVPLMVTQQPIVATGMEYKAATDSGTAVLAKNDGIVEKMDADHVTVRNAQGGVDNYPLVKFARSNAGTCINQRPIVEVGESVKAGQVLADGPAMRNGEISLGKNALIGFMTWEGYNYEDAVLLNEKIVREDVYTSIHIEEYETESRDTKLGPEEITRDIPNVSEDALKDLDERGIIRIGAEVKSGDILVGKVTPKGETELTAEERLLRAIFGEKAREVRDTSLRVPHGEYGIIVDVKVFTPENSDELQPGVREVVRCYIAQKRKISVGDKMAGRHGNKGVVSRILPQEDMPYLPDGTPLDIVLNPLGVPSRMNIGQVLEVNLGYAAKACGIKVMTPVFDSARENDIGDTFDTARELWHGENAPAYPTKLPKIMGEKGHIIDFSKIELDRDGKTTVYDGRTGEKFDNRVTVGYMYYLKLHHLVDDKIHARSTGPYSLVTQQPLGGKAQFGGQRFGEMEVWALEAYGAAYTLQEILTVKSDDVEGRVKTYEAIVKGEPIPQPGIPESFRVMLKELQSLGMDVVVQDKDGNEIDMRQNFDDEETGFDMRDVAGSETVTNENELLNDYTIKDADAGFDDPSVLEDDNSGSAAPASDEVDF, from the coding sequence ATGATGAAAGTCAAGCCCGTAAAGCTCGGCAAAACCGAGCGCATGAGCTTCTCCCACATCGACGAAGTCATCAGTATGCCGAACCTGATCGAGGTCCAGAAGAACTCTTACCAGTGGTTCCTGGACGAGGGCCTGAAAGAGGTCTTCCACGACATCGGCACCATTGAGGACTACACCGGTAACCTGGCGCTGAGCTTCGTGGACTTCCGTCTGGATAAGGAGCCCAAGTACAGCATCAAGGAGTGCAAGGAGCGCGACGTGACCTACGCTGCCCCCCTGCGCGTGACTGCCCGTCTGCTGAACAAGGAGACCGGCGAGGTCAAGGACCAGGAAATTTTCATGGGCGACTTCCCGCTGATGACCGATGCGGGCACCTTTGTGATCAACGGTGCCGAGCGTGCCATTGTCAGCCAGCTGGTCCGTTCTCCCGGCGTATTCTACGGAGATGCCAAAGATAAGGTAGGCAACGACCTGTACAGCGCAACCATGAACCCCAACCGCGGTGCATGGCTGGAGTACGAGACCGATGCCGCCAACGTGTTCTATGTCCGTATCGATAAGAACCGTAAGCTGCCTGTCACCGTGCTGTGCCGTGCGCTGGGCCTTTCCTCTGATGAGGAGATCCTGAACTTCTTTGGCGAGGATGAGCGCATCCTGGCCACTCTGGAGAAGGACACCACCAAGAACCAGGACGAGGGCCTGCTGGAGGTCTACCGCAAGCTGCGCCCCGGCGAGCCCCCCACGGTGGAGTCCGCTACCAACCAGATCAACATGCTGTTCTTCGATCCGCGCCGCTACGACCTGTCTCGTTTTGGCCGCTACAAGATGAACAAGAAGCTGTCTCTGGCCCGCCGCATCACCGGCTTTGTTGCCGCTGAGAACATCGTTGCTCCCCTGACCGGCGAGATCATCGTTGAGGCCAAGGGCAAGATCACCCGTGAGCTGGCCGAGAAGGCAGATGCCGCCGGTGTGGATACCGTTATTCTGAGCATTGATGGCAAGAAGGTCAAGGTCATCACCAACGGCTGTGTGGACGCACAGGGCTTCTTCTCCTTTGATGTCAAGGAGTGCGGCATCAACGAGCGCTGCTCCTTTGATGAGATCAAGAAGATCCTCGACACCACCTCCGATGTGGAGGAGCAGAAGGAAATGCTCCGCCGCAACCATGACCAGCTGATCGGCCGCACCGTCACCGTGAAGGACATCCTGTCCTCCATCAACTACCTGAACGGTCTGGGCCACGGCGTTGGCACCACCGATGATATCGACCATCTGGGCAACCGCCGCATCCGCAGCGTTGGTGAGCTGCTGCAGAACCAGTTCCGCATCGGCTTCTCCCGCATGGAGCGCGTCATCCGTGAGCGCATGACTCTGCAGAGCCAGGATCAGAGCGTTATCACCCCGCAGGCACTGATCAACATCCGTCCTGTGGTTGCCGCCATCAAGGAGTTCTTCGGCTCCTCTCCGCTGTCTCAGTTCATGGATCAGAACAACCCTCTGGCTGAGCTGACCCACAAGCGCCGTCTGTCTGCTCTGGGCCCCGGCGGTCTGAGCCGTGACCGCGCAGGTTTCGAGGTTCGTGACGTTCACTACAGCCACTATGGTCGTATGTGCCCCATTGAGACCCCTGAAGGCCCCAACATCGGTCTGATCTCCTATCTGGCATCCTACGCCAAGATCAACGAGTACGGCTTCGTTGAGGCTCCCTACCGCAAGGTCAAAAAGACTTACGACGAAAACGGCAAGCTGATCGATCAGGTCGTTACCGATGAAGTGGAGTATATGACCGCTGACGTTGAGGACGAGTACGTTGTTGCTCAGGCCAACGAGCCTCTGGATGAGACCAAGCACTTCATCCGTCCCCGTGTTTCTGCCCGCCGCCGCGATGACATCCTGGAAATCGATGCCGATAAGGTCGATTATATGGACGTTTCGCCCCGAATGATGGTCTCTGTTGCGACCGCCTGCATCCCCTTCCTGGAGAACGATGACTGTAACCGTGCTCTGATGGGCTCCAACATGCAGCGTCAGGCAGTGCCTCTGATGGTCACCCAGCAGCCCATCGTGGCTACCGGTATGGAATACAAGGCTGCCACCGACTCCGGCACCGCTGTTCTGGCAAAGAACGACGGTATCGTTGAGAAGATGGATGCCGACCACGTCACCGTCCGCAATGCACAGGGCGGCGTGGACAACTACCCGCTGGTCAAGTTTGCCCGCTCCAACGCAGGCACCTGCATCAACCAGCGTCCCATCGTTGAAGTGGGCGAGAGCGTCAAGGCCGGTCAGGTGCTGGCCGACGGCCCGGCCATGCGCAACGGTGAGATCTCTCTGGGTAAGAACGCCCTGATCGGCTTTATGACCTGGGAGGGCTACAACTACGAGGACGCTGTCCTGCTGAACGAGAAGATCGTCCGCGAGGATGTGTATACCTCGATCCATATTGAAGAGTACGAGACCGAGTCCCGTGACACCAAGCTCGGACCTGAGGAGATCACCCGTGATATCCCCAACGTCTCCGAGGATGCCCTGAAGGATCTGGACGAGCGCGGCATCATCCGCATCGGTGCCGAGGTCAAGAGCGGCGACATCCTGGTCGGCAAGGTCACCCCGAAGGGTGAGACCGAGCTGACCGCTGAGGAGCGCCTGCTCCGCGCCATCTTCGGCGAGAAGGCCCGCGAAGTCCGTGATACCTCTCTGCGCGTGCCCCACGGCGAGTACGGCATCATCGTGGATGTCAAGGTCTTTACTCCTGAAAACAGCGATGAGCTGCAGCCCGGTGTCCGCGAGGTCGTCCGCTGCTACATCGCTCAGAAGCGTAAGATCAGCGTCGGCGATAAGATGGCAGGCCGTCACGGCAACAAGGGTGTCGTTTCCCGTATCCTGCCGCAGGAGGATATGCCCTACCTGCCCGACGGCACCCCGCTGGACATCGTGCTGAACCCCCTGGGCGTTCCTTCCCGTATGAACATCGGTCAGGTGCTGGAAGTCAACCTGGGCTACGCTGCCAAGGCATGCGGCATCAAGGTTATGACCCCCGTGTTCGATTCCGCGCGTGAGAACGACATCGGCGATACCTTCGACACCGCCCGTGAGCTGTGGCACGGTGAGAATGCTCCCGCATATCCCACCAAGCTGCCCAAGATCATGGGTGAGAAGGGCCACATCATCGACTTCTCCAAGATCGAGCTGGACCGTGATGGCAAGACCACCGTTTACGATGGCCGTACCGGCGAGAAGTTCGATAACCGCGTTACCGTTGGTTATATGTACTACCTCAAGCTGCATCACCTGGTCGATGATAAGATCCATGCCCGTTCCACCGGCCCCTACTCTCTGGTCACCCAGCAGCCTCTGGGCGGCAAGGCTCAGTTCGGCGGTCAGCGCTTCGGCGAGATGGAAGTCTGGGCTCTGGAAGCTTACGGTGCCGCTTACACCCTGCAGGAGATCCTGACCGTCAAGTCCGATGACGTTGAGGGCCGTGTCAAGACCTACGAGGCCATTGTCAAGGGCGAACCCATCCCGCAGCCCGGCATCCCCGAGTCCTTCCGCGTTATGCTGAAGGAGCTGCAGTCTCTGGGTATGGACGTTGTGGTCCAGGACAAGGACGGCAACGAGATCGATATGCGCCAGAACTTCGACGACGAAGAGACCGGCTTTGATATGCGTGATGTTGCAGGTTCCGAGACTGTTACCAACGAGAATGAGCTGCTGAACGATTACACCATCAAGGATGCTGACGCAGGCTTCGATGATCCTTCTGTGCTGGAAGATGACAACTCCGGCAGTGCGGCTCCCGCTTCCGACGAAGTGGATTTTTAA